A genomic region of Thunnus albacares chromosome 2, fThuAlb1.1, whole genome shotgun sequence contains the following coding sequences:
- the kcnip3b gene encoding Kv channel interacting protein 3b, calsenilin isoform X2 — MQADGKVVDGSLLGDANGVEPAPGRVKDSGKWQKPRFSRKALMKCCLVKWIIASTQPQDKDSSDSDLELSTVRHQPEGLDQLQAQTKFTRKELQSLYRGFKNECPSGLVDEETFKSIYSQFFPQGDATTYAHFLFNAFDIDRNGSIRFEDFVIGLSVLLRGSVTEKLNWAFNLYDINKDGYITKEEMLAIMKSIYDMMGRYTYPCVRDEAPSEHVDKFFQKMDKNRDGVVTIEEFIETCQKDENIMNSMQLFENVI; from the exons atgCAG gCGGATGGCAAGGTGGTCGATGGCAGCCTGCTGGGAGATGCCAATGGCGTCGAGCCTGCGCCGGGCAGAGTGAAGGATTCTGGGAAGTGGCAGAAGCCGCGTTTCTCTCGGAAAGCTCTGATGAAGTGCTGCTTGGTCAAATGGATCATCGCCAGCACGCAGCCGCAGGACAAAG ACAGCAGCGACAGTGATTTGGAGCTGTCGACGGTGCGTCACCAGCCGGAGGGGCTGGACCAGCTGCAGGCTCAGACCAAGTTCACCAGGAAGGAGCTTCAGTCTCTCTACAGAGGCTTTAAGAAC GAGTGTCCCAGTGGGTTGGTTGATGAGGAGACATTCAAGTCCATCTATTCTCAGTTCTTTCCCCAAGGAG ATGCAACCACCTACGCTCACTTCCTGTTCAACGCGTTTGACATAGACAGAAATGGCTCGATCCGGTTCGAGGACTTTGTCATCGGCCTGTCTGTGTTGCTCAGAGGTTCGGTCACCGAGAAGCTCAACTGGGCTTTTAACCTCTATGACATTAATAAAGATGGCTACATCACCAAAGAG GAGATGTTGGCGATTATGAAGTCGATCTATGACATGATGGGGAGGTACACCTACCCATGTGTGCGAGACGAGGCTCCCTCTGAACACGTGGACAAGTTCTTCCAG AAAATGGACAAAAACCGAGACGGTGTAGTGACCATTGAAGAGTTCATCGAGACCTGTCAGAAG
- the kcnip3b gene encoding Kv channel interacting protein 3b, calsenilin isoform X3 yields MGIQGMELFAIGVVIILFMAVLKQFGILEPMSSFEDDSSDSDLELSTVRHQPEGLDQLQAQTKFTRKELQSLYRGFKNECPSGLVDEETFKSIYSQFFPQGDATTYAHFLFNAFDIDRNGSIRFEDFVIGLSVLLRGSVTEKLNWAFNLYDINKDGYITKEEMLAIMKSIYDMMGRYTYPCVRDEAPSEHVDKFFQKMDKNRDGVVTIEEFIETCQKDENIMNSMQLFENVI; encoded by the exons ATGGGGATCCAAGGCATGGAGCTATTTGCCATCGGCGTGGTCATCATCCTCTTCATGGCAGTTCTCAAGCAGTTTGGCATCCTGGAGCCGATGTCTTCGTTTGAAG ATG ACAGCAGCGACAGTGATTTGGAGCTGTCGACGGTGCGTCACCAGCCGGAGGGGCTGGACCAGCTGCAGGCTCAGACCAAGTTCACCAGGAAGGAGCTTCAGTCTCTCTACAGAGGCTTTAAGAAC GAGTGTCCCAGTGGGTTGGTTGATGAGGAGACATTCAAGTCCATCTATTCTCAGTTCTTTCCCCAAGGAG ATGCAACCACCTACGCTCACTTCCTGTTCAACGCGTTTGACATAGACAGAAATGGCTCGATCCGGTTCGAGGACTTTGTCATCGGCCTGTCTGTGTTGCTCAGAGGTTCGGTCACCGAGAAGCTCAACTGGGCTTTTAACCTCTATGACATTAATAAAGATGGCTACATCACCAAAGAG GAGATGTTGGCGATTATGAAGTCGATCTATGACATGATGGGGAGGTACACCTACCCATGTGTGCGAGACGAGGCTCCCTCTGAACACGTGGACAAGTTCTTCCAG AAAATGGACAAAAACCGAGACGGTGTAGTGACCATTGAAGAGTTCATCGAGACCTGTCAGAAG
- the kcnip3b gene encoding Kv channel interacting protein 3b, calsenilin isoform X1: MQADGKVVDGSLLGDANGVEPAPGRVKDSGKWQKPRFSRKALMKCCLVKWIIASTQPQDKDDSSDSDLELSTVRHQPEGLDQLQAQTKFTRKELQSLYRGFKNECPSGLVDEETFKSIYSQFFPQGDATTYAHFLFNAFDIDRNGSIRFEDFVIGLSVLLRGSVTEKLNWAFNLYDINKDGYITKEEMLAIMKSIYDMMGRYTYPCVRDEAPSEHVDKFFQKMDKNRDGVVTIEEFIETCQKDENIMNSMQLFENVI; this comes from the exons atgCAG gCGGATGGCAAGGTGGTCGATGGCAGCCTGCTGGGAGATGCCAATGGCGTCGAGCCTGCGCCGGGCAGAGTGAAGGATTCTGGGAAGTGGCAGAAGCCGCGTTTCTCTCGGAAAGCTCTGATGAAGTGCTGCTTGGTCAAATGGATCATCGCCAGCACGCAGCCGCAGGACAAAG ATG ACAGCAGCGACAGTGATTTGGAGCTGTCGACGGTGCGTCACCAGCCGGAGGGGCTGGACCAGCTGCAGGCTCAGACCAAGTTCACCAGGAAGGAGCTTCAGTCTCTCTACAGAGGCTTTAAGAAC GAGTGTCCCAGTGGGTTGGTTGATGAGGAGACATTCAAGTCCATCTATTCTCAGTTCTTTCCCCAAGGAG ATGCAACCACCTACGCTCACTTCCTGTTCAACGCGTTTGACATAGACAGAAATGGCTCGATCCGGTTCGAGGACTTTGTCATCGGCCTGTCTGTGTTGCTCAGAGGTTCGGTCACCGAGAAGCTCAACTGGGCTTTTAACCTCTATGACATTAATAAAGATGGCTACATCACCAAAGAG GAGATGTTGGCGATTATGAAGTCGATCTATGACATGATGGGGAGGTACACCTACCCATGTGTGCGAGACGAGGCTCCCTCTGAACACGTGGACAAGTTCTTCCAG AAAATGGACAAAAACCGAGACGGTGTAGTGACCATTGAAGAGTTCATCGAGACCTGTCAGAAG
- the kcnip3b gene encoding Kv channel interacting protein 3b, calsenilin isoform X4: MSVRWETEGLQTVGIVCLVIMFLKLMHLLGLIDITETDSSDSDLELSTVRHQPEGLDQLQAQTKFTRKELQSLYRGFKNECPSGLVDEETFKSIYSQFFPQGDATTYAHFLFNAFDIDRNGSIRFEDFVIGLSVLLRGSVTEKLNWAFNLYDINKDGYITKEEMLAIMKSIYDMMGRYTYPCVRDEAPSEHVDKFFQKMDKNRDGVVTIEEFIETCQKDENIMNSMQLFENVI; this comes from the exons ATGAGTGTGAGGTGGGAGACGGAGGGACTGCAGACAGTTGGCATCGTCTGCCTGGTGATCATGTTCCTCAAGTTGATGCACCTGCTGGGCCTCATCGACATCACGGAGACCG ACAGCAGCGACAGTGATTTGGAGCTGTCGACGGTGCGTCACCAGCCGGAGGGGCTGGACCAGCTGCAGGCTCAGACCAAGTTCACCAGGAAGGAGCTTCAGTCTCTCTACAGAGGCTTTAAGAAC GAGTGTCCCAGTGGGTTGGTTGATGAGGAGACATTCAAGTCCATCTATTCTCAGTTCTTTCCCCAAGGAG ATGCAACCACCTACGCTCACTTCCTGTTCAACGCGTTTGACATAGACAGAAATGGCTCGATCCGGTTCGAGGACTTTGTCATCGGCCTGTCTGTGTTGCTCAGAGGTTCGGTCACCGAGAAGCTCAACTGGGCTTTTAACCTCTATGACATTAATAAAGATGGCTACATCACCAAAGAG GAGATGTTGGCGATTATGAAGTCGATCTATGACATGATGGGGAGGTACACCTACCCATGTGTGCGAGACGAGGCTCCCTCTGAACACGTGGACAAGTTCTTCCAG AAAATGGACAAAAACCGAGACGGTGTAGTGACCATTGAAGAGTTCATCGAGACCTGTCAGAAG